A genomic window from Gossypium hirsutum isolate 1008001.06 chromosome D10, Gossypium_hirsutum_v2.1, whole genome shotgun sequence includes:
- the LOC107915014 gene encoding membrane protein PM19L, with the protein MASGGSKSAATMLLFLNLGLYIIVTIVAGWAVNHAIERTHETASVLSIPARIFPIFFPMGNMATGFFVIFALIAGVVGVSTSVTGLTNVFQWDAPNLNAAAASSLLTWALTLLAMGLACKEINIGWTDANLRTLEVMTIIVSGTQLFCTGAIHAGAEDDALNRMPSASAGTV; encoded by the exons ATGGCTTCTGGAGGATCGAAATCAGCTGCAACAATGCTGTTGTTCCTCAACCTTGGGCTCTATATCATTGTAACAATAGTAGCTGGATGGGCAGTAAATCATGCAATTGAAAGAACTCATGAAACAG CATCAGTTTTATCAATCCCAGCTCGTATATTTCCTATATTCTTTCCAATGGGAAACATGGCCACCGGTTTCTTTGTCATTTTCGCGCTCATTGCGGGTGTTGTGGGCGTCTCCACCTCAGTTACTGGTCTCACCAATGTTTTTCAATGGGATGCCCCTAATTTAAATGCAGCCGCTGCTTCATCCCTCCTCACTTGGGCACTCACTTTGCTAGCCATGGG ATTGGCATGCAAAGAGATCAACATTGGCTGGACAGATGCCAATTTG CGGACTTTGGAAGTGATGACAATAATTGTGAGCGGCACGCAGCTGTTTTGCACGGGTGCTATCCACGCTGGGGCTGAAGATGATGCTCTAAACAGAATGCCATCTGCTTCTGCTGGAACAGTTTGA
- the LOC107915015 gene encoding TOM1-like protein 9: MTPFYFSPLLPRFPFFLSLSLVLLFLSPDSLSLISRNPKHQVSRRLATLPSGELSLSKDESLLCQGLALNDDLQRVLARHEAIASGTPSQANKPKPEPAKELVNVDSPLIDTGDSSKQSEGRSTSSTVTSSPFNQLLLPAPPATIGSTQAAI; encoded by the exons atgaCGCCGTTTTATTTCTCTCCCTTGCTTCCCCGATTCCCtttctttctcagcctttcgCTTGTTCTTCTATTTCTCTCCCCCGATTCCCTTTCTTTGATTTCCCGAAACCCTAAACACCAAGTTTCCCGACGCCTAGCCACTCTACCCAGCGGCGAACTCAGTCTTAGCAA GGATGAGTCACTTTTATGTCAAGGTTTAGCATTGAATGATGATTTGCAACGCGTACTAGCAAGGCATGAAGCAATAGCTTCAGGAACTCCTTCTCAAGCAAACAAACCTAAGCCTGAACCTGCAAAAGAACTTGTGAATGTCGATAGTCCACTAATTGATACTGGAGACAGTAGCAAGCAATCTGAGGGGAG ATCCACTTCAAGCACTGTTACAAGTTCACCATTTAATCAGTTACTGCTTCCTGCTCCTCCTGCAACTATTGGTTCAACTCAAGCTGCCATTTAA